A stretch of DNA from Salvelinus sp. IW2-2015 linkage group LG20, ASM291031v2, whole genome shotgun sequence:
gtggtagccatgttggtcaagtgtgccttgaattctaaataaatcacagacagtgtcaccagcaaagcacccccacaccatcacacaacctcctccatgcttcacggtggaaaccacacatgcagagttcatccgttcacctactctgcgtctcagaaagacacggcggttgtaaccaaaaatctcacatttgggctcatcagaccaaaggacagatttccacaagtctaatgtccattgctcgtgtttcttggaccaagtaagtctcttcttattattggtgtcctttagtagtggtttctgtgcAGAAAATCGAACATgaagcctgattcatgcagtttcctctgaacagttgatgtagagatgtgtctgttacttgaactctgtgaagcatttattttggctgcaatttctgaggctagtaactctaatgaacttatcgtctgcagcagaggtagctctgggtcttcctttcctgtggcggtcctcatgagaaacagtttcatcatggcgcttgacggtttttgcgactgcacttgaagaaacttttccggattggctgaccttcatgtcttaaagtaatgatggaatgtcgtttctctttgcttatttgagctgttcttgccataatatggacttggtcttttaccaaatagggctatcttctgtataccacccttatcttgtcaaaacacaactgattggctcaaacgcattaagaaggaaatacattttacaaattaacttttaacaaggcacacctgttaattgaaatgcattccagttaactacgtcatgaagctggttgagagaatgccaagtgtgcaaagctgtcatcaaagcaaagggtggctactttgaagaatctaaaatctaaaatgtattttgttgtttaacacttttttggttaatacatgattccatatgtgtcatttaatagttttgatgtcttcactattattctacaatgtagaaaatagtaaaaataaagaaaaacccttgactgagtaggtgtgtataaacttttgactggtaatgtagatagggagagattgtgtGAAACGGTTAGAGAGGCTGGACGGGGCTGGGGTTTGGGTGGTGTAGTGGGGGGAGTAAATGGGAGGGACGTGGTATTTCACTTTCTTAGAGGAACAGGACTAATGAAGATAATTACATTTTGGTAGGCTGTTACTGGCCttacactccagtacagtaggtggtggtgTATGCACCTTAAAAGTTGGATGGGATCCACCAATCCaatcccaaagaagaagaagcagagaggGCTGGTTGGAACGGTTCACTTGAAAGGGGTTCTGAAGAGGAATCCTGGAGCAAGAACGGGAATATTGGGACAGGGACAAAGAAATTTGGATTTCTGAGGAGGAATGGAGGTggaaaaagaggaagaggtgGTTGAAGAGAATGAGGAAAGCAGAGGTTGTATTTGAATCTGGAGGAAGATGGAGATAAAAATGGAGATGGGGTGTTGAAGATGATTGGTGTCAAACAGAGAGAGCCATGAGCCAGACTGAGTTctagaggagaaatggaagtgtaTGAGGGTGAGTTAAGTGAGGTGGAAGGTGTGGTGAAGAGCTTGACatcattgaacaaaatacaaaataatctaGTTCAATAGGAGTGACATATTGGGAGagagtggacccttgccttttggcagATCCATTTGTGATTTCAGGATGGGTGGGAAAGGAGTTGGGTCCAGTAGAATCCGTGAAGGTGACCTGAAGTGGACTTTTTGTTTATGTTTCTTCTGACCAGAGGGAGCAGGCGCTCCGTGTCACGCAACTTGGGTCATGATCTGTTTCGTGTTTTGCTCTTGACGCCCGCCGTTTGGTGCGACACAGACCTGGTGGGGAGCATGGTGAAACAGTTTGAGTTTTGAGCCGGAGTCTTTACCagacaaagtcatgttaggatatatcagttgtcctgttagagcttttgtgGTGAATCGACTGCTCTGTTTCAGGTACAacgtttatggtcatgttgcaccagtgtgtaggagggagattccaagatgtgagaagtgtgcaggagggcattgGACAGAGGATTGTGTCGTTTTGGgaaagttgtgtgtgtcaactgtagtggtgcccatgttgctggggatggGAAGTGTTCGGTACGAGAGTGGCAGGTTGAAGTGGCCagagagtagtgcagaaggtgttgtatgctgaggcagtgaagaaagcaGAGGCGGATGGGTCAAAGGTGAGGAATCCTGAGAGGAGCCCAGTGAGTCgtagatctgtgccagcacagagggagAGGCCACAGTGTTTTGAGCTTCAGTGAGGCTGccttcttagcgttcatagcaatggttatcaactgtaccgcagaaagggaacgtaaatcacagaaaatagatgctgtggtggcagctgcagagaagtatttgggtatatgacatttgaattcagaagagttacagggtgtgttgagtgggggtgtcccgtcctcccaggccYTTGGCATGGTGTaggagcagatagggtcaaagtagtggaatggggtagtgggttttttaatgagtgtagCTGGCAGCTGGGTGTGAGATTTTTTAGATGTTTTTTAATTAAATAGTGGTATATAGTTGTAGGGTTGGTTGGTGGtgaaatgtatatatacatatgtattacccctttttatttttgtataatgTGATTGAACATACACtgccgcacagtaggtggcgaaatgcacaaacaaaatgtgcaACGCCATGACAccaaataagaagaagaagaggtagCGGGGGCTGGTTGTGTGTTcattggttggtgtgtgtttgtttttacggtgtggcgtgcgtgtgcgtgcgtgcgtggacgCGTGGTACGTATGACCAGTCTAATGATacgttcaaaacaactcggaACTGGGAATCCCGAAATCCGACTTCAGTCTGTTAAAACAAATGGAAACTCGCACAACAAAAGGGGCTCCGACTGGAAAAAWWKtgatttgaacggtcatccaactcggaatttcaACTCGTGAACTCGGCCTCTTACCAGAGCTCCGACTTATCACCTTAAAGATCCCTGACGTAATGATCTGACATCGTATTGTTCCAAGTTCCCAGTGGTTTTGAACGCGCCATCTTATCAACGTGAAAGTTGTTAACGTTAGTCAACACACTGCAACTGCAGCGCTACAAGGAAATAGATCGATTGTTGCAAAATATGTTGCCATAGAACGACATATACAAGGGTAAAAAAAAGCCTAGACGATAACAAAATGAGCTGTCTGCAAGATGAATTTGAGGTAGGCTACGGTAAACTTAGTTTTCATTTGGCCAGTAACACTGTTTTATATGGTCGATTTGTATGCGCCTTTCTTGTTTGTATTGTAGTCCTACGGATCCAATGTCCAATTTGTGTTTTGGTCGATGTGAAACTTTTAATGTTGGataataaatatgttttttttaatcacattTCTCATACGTTTAGCCCAAACTTAAATAACGTCATCAAACACTATAGAGTTATTACACTttataaataggcctatgtgGTTAGAGAGGACAGGGCAAGAGCAGTGTGTTTCATTGTGCGTTGTGTTGTGATCTGTTTTTGAATAAACCATGCCCTTaggctgcatttgcatttgttgcaATGCTCTGTCGATCTTCCTGTTGAATGTGCCCGATCTTCTATTTTATTTACAACATGATTGAGACCAGCctgtttattttagattcttaTTGACCTTTTCTTATTTGTCTGTTAACTCAGCTGGAGAAAAGTGTCAGGCGGTTCAGGGAGACATTCCATGGAAAGATAGCGGTGGAAAAGGCAACCTTACTGATGAGACGCTATGCCAACAATCATCAAATGGTCACCTGGGCAGTTATACTGAAGAAAGGCAACGGTAAAGAAATGGTTTACAGTAAATGCTAACCCCAGTCATACCACCATAGGGGGTTTCCAAGACACCAGGTCCTGTACTAAAAAGCTTGTACAATGGGGATTCTCCGTTAAATGTGCCCCTTAGTCCAGGAACAAAACTAGGATTCATCTGTCCTGGAAACTATCCCTTAAAGTGGCAAtttgcagttgctacatccatttgttGGACTTATGCAtttatgatatgtacccattgattcttgaagaatataacttataaatgcctcatgagcttagttcaactgtcgtaacccatcagaacccaaaatataagcttgttttactccattgtttgtaaacaaagtaaatgaagaaaaaacaccatatagcctcaaaacatggttaaaactatcatttttatatcatggatggtcagtccttgcatccatagctctgtgtatacatttaaaagtgtctacatttctccagccccatccataCATGTTTTACAGAAACAGGGGCGAggaagactgttattgtttcagcTGCTGATTTCCTCTTTATCCTCTCTATTCAGACATGCTCTCTGGTGGTTTAACAACCATACCTATTTTATTTGCGTCAAAGGGTTGGCCATGTTGACAATCWAATCTCTgattcttcctctttctctactCTTGCCGTGCAGAGCTGGATGATGAGGACAGAAAATGCTTAGAGACGGATCAGGCAGTCAAGGTTACATTAATGAATTCCATACTATTCTCTGTCgctttgtgtgtgtctatttggcTTATGGGTGTATCCAGGAGGGTCTGTAATTCTTTGAAAATGTGGTCTTTGTGGTCATAAACATGATAGTTCAGTTGTACCCTGACCCTtgacccacctctctctctttcagaatgTGGTGCAGAGACTCACAGCTGAGGACAGGGAACCTCTGGTCCCTCCTGCACAACAGGTACAACACAGTCACYGTGTTAGTTAGTCCRTTTTCATTGGGTTAAAGAGTCAATYTTCKTCAGAAGACATCTGGATTTCAGGCATTTCAGRATAATGCAAAAATCTCTGTTGATGTTGAAGTTCCGTATTCCATAACCATATTGGTAATGGttaataacacattgggaatagaTTTGTGAGCTATTATAACAACATTGTTCAAGGGCTGAAAGAGGGAATAAAACTCCTATCATATTACATTTGGTCCTATATCCAATCTGATAATCAGTTGGTAAAAATTGGTTGCCTTGACTATTTCTAATTCTATGACTTACTTGTTGTCTCCTACAGCACCGAGGAAGCAGACAGCCTGAAGACGATAATGATATCAAGGTCAGTCATCCACAGGCTATTTTCCGACTTTACTGGTAAGGGAAAGAGAATGAGGGTTAAGTGGATTGGCTAACTAaaggtgtgtgtgcgcatgagtGGCGTCCCTGCCTTTAATGTGTGTTGTGGCTCGTGTGTGTTGAGTCTTCAGGAGCTGGGAGAAGCGTCTGCGGTTGCCTGCCTCTTCACTGAGAAGAACAAGAGAATGTTTGATAATGCCCGCGCCACCCTCACCCCTCTGTCCTGACCAGTTTGCCTGTCAGACCTGTGACAAGGACTGGTGGCCGTCGGGTGCCCCAGAGAAGAGGGGTAATGCTCTTCCATATACCCACCTGTAATCTCACCGTGGTCTTCACACATTGGTACACTGTTTGATATGCATGCCAACCATGCACAATCAGTTCAACAAGTATTTCCCATGCCTGTGTCTGTAACTGTGTTTTGTTACCTTGTTCTTTGTCTTAGAATGTGTATTTCACATGGCCAGTTCATCTACTAACCGGGGCCCCAACTGACTGTCATCTCTCATCTAGGTATCTCGCTGTCACCTGTGCAAGAAGAAATATGACCCTGTCCCTTATGACAAAATGTGGGGTATTGGAGAGTTCTGCTGCACCAAATGCACACGCTCCTTCAGGTAAAAGCTGGAGCTGTCCTGTACATGTGTGATTATYAGAAATTATACATGTGATTTAATCTCTATGCACTTGGTTTGATTTGTCCATCAGYGGCTTTGGGAGGATGGATTTGGGCTCCCCCTGCTACTCCTGCCGAACTCTGGTGATCCCAACAGAGATTCTTCCTCCACGCAAGGGAGGGGTAGGAGTAGTAGGACCCAGAAAACCTACCCCACACAGCTGCCTCGCTGAGGACTGTTACAACAGACAAGgttaaactacacacacacacccacacattgcgCTGTACAGAGAGTGTGTTACTACAAACAAGTACCACCAGATGGCGTCCTTTTACATGTCTGTCTGGCTGCTGGCTCCAGCCAACTAACTGGCCTTGTACTTCCATTCCAGAGCCCCATGTTCCTGGGACAGAGTGTGTCCACCCCCGCAGTCGCCAGAGGAACAGGAAGCCTCGCGTGGTCAATCCCAGCTCCATCCACATCAGCTCCGGCTCCACCGTCAACACCTGCCTGAGCCAAGGAAGCCTGGAGAACCTGTACGACCTCATCATGGATGACatcagagaggagagtgaagaggacaACASTAgtggtagcagcagcagctagAGCAGCACTGATGTTACCAGTGACCAACAGTCGTGAGCAGCTTCCATGCTTCCCCAATGGTGCTTCCAACGATCAGGATATGATGGCTTACCCTTAGGTTCACATGTCCAGTGTAGCGTGGCATCTCTAGGCCTACCGACATAGTATTGGTCTACTTTCCTTTCATTTTAAAACCATGAAAATACTGTTCAATATTTCCAACAGTCAGATGATATAAGTGAGATGATATAACTAGTTTCACGTTTTGCTTTTGCTTTGTTTATGCTTATTGAAGTGTTGCCACGTGTTGCTGCTGCTTTTTAATGTCTGAATGACAACGGGAGATTGACCGCTCTGGCTACTGCCCCAAAATTCTGGCTTTACTTTTGGTTACCTATTCAGGAGTTAGTTTTCTAGTGATGGTGTGTTCAAATAGATTTGTCATATCAAACTTGAACAACAATCATATataaaacacaaatgcattttggttttcccccaaaaaacacaaataatgcattatgaaatcaAATACTTATTATAATTTCAATACGACTCGGGTTCAaatcaaatatgtatttgccACATGACCGAATACACaggtgaaacgcttacttacaagcccttaacacagcaatgcagagttttaaaaaaaaaattcaaaaatattcaaaaacgtaactgtaacggctgtcggtAGAAgaaaggtgaggaccaaggtgcagcttgatacgtgttcatattatttattcgaaacggaacactaaatacaaaataacaaaaggaataaccgaaaacagttctgacaggtgatacACAACTAAAcagaaataaccacccacaactaacagataaacaggctacctaagtatggttctcaatcagagacaacgatagacagctgcctctgattgggaaccataccaggccaaaacatagaatacaaaacctagaacatacaaacatagaatgcccaccccacatcacactctgaccaaaacaaaaatagaaacatacaaagcaatctacggtcagggtgggacagtaacacaataaagaacaataacgaggctatatataggggttccggtaccgagtcaatgtgcgggtacaggttaattgaggtaatatgtacatgtagttagggTAATGACAAtgccatagataataaacagaaagtaGAAGCAGGGTAAaaaaggggtcaatgcaaatagtccgggtagccattttaatttattaggAGAAAAATGACAGACATGCCACGTGGATTTtaatatatcactgtaaataaTCTTAGAAGAGACCTGTACACCAATAAAGCACAGTGTATTCTGTTTGTTTAAGAATAACCCGAGAAAAACATTTACAGTGGGGTTCAAAGTATGATTAAAAGATTGACAAAATAAGGCAATATTGATTTTATAAACTAAagaattcaaatactgagctatattgtatgtgggaaaaatctgggaaatttttattttatactaataataCAATWcctcagagaaagagatgttGTTTAACaggtattattatttttctctcaaaaaggtagtgatcaaaattattgacaccccttaagattcttataaataaaatagtcaaaagttttgtatttggtcccatgttcgtagcacacaatgactacatcaagcttgtgactacaaacttttTGGWCACATTTGCGGTTAGTTTAagttgtgtttcagatcattttgtgcccaatagaaaatcatgtattgtgtctttttggaatcacttttattgtaaatacgattataatgtttctaaacacttctacattaatgtgggtGCTACCTTGATTGCGGATAATCCTTAATGAATcgtaaataatgatgagtgagaaagttacagagggactaaactcctaggtataacattggatggtcaattatcattggatggtcaattatcatattgactaagttgttgtgaagatggggaggggtatgtcccatcttgattactgtccggtaatatggtcaaATGAAGCAAAGAAAAACCTAGCAAATCTGCAGCTGGTTGAAAACGACAGCACGCCTTgcctttacagtgcattcgaaaagtattcagaccccattgactttttccaaattttgttacgttacagccttattcgaaaattgattcaatagtttttttctcatcaatctacatacagtaccccataatgacaaagcaaaaacaggtttttagacttttttttcttcattttttaaaactgatatcacatgtacataagtattcagaccctttactcagtactttgttgaagcaccttttggcagcgattacagcctcgattcgtcttgggtatgacactacaagcttggcacacctgtatttgggaagtttctcccattcttctctgcagatcttctcaagctctgtcaggttggatggggagcgtcactgtacagctattttcaggtctctccagagatgttcaatctggttcaagtccaggctctggctgggccactKaaggacattcagagacttgtcccgaagcctgcATTGTCTTGYctgtgtgcttagggtcgttatcctgttggaaggtgaacctttgccccggtctgaggtcctgagtgctctagagcaggttttcatcaaagatctctctgaacttttctccattcatctttccctcgatcctgactagtctctcagtccctgctgctgaaaaacatcccacagcatgatgctgccgccatcatgcttcaccgtagagatggtgctatgtttcctccagacatgacacttggcattcaggccaaaaagttcaatcttggtttcatcagaccagagaKtcttgtttctcatggtctgagagtccttcaggtgctttttggcaaactccaagcgggctgtcgtgccttttactgaggagtggcttccgtctggccactctagcataaaagcctgattggtgaagtcctgcagagatggttgaccttctggaaacttccccaatctccacagaggaactctggagctctgtcagagtgaccatcaggttcttggtcacctccctgaccaaggcccttttcccccgattgctcagtttggccgggtggccagctctgggaacagtcttggtggttctaaacttcttccattaaaaaggatggaggccactgtgttcttggtgaccttcaatgctgcagaaatgttttggtacccttccccagatctgtgcctcgacacaattctgtcttgaAGCTcctcggacaattcctttgatctcatggcttggttttgctctgacatgcactgttaactgtggtaccaaatcatgtccaatcagatTGAtaaggatttattttattttatcgattttagaataaggctataacttaacaaaatgtggaaaaggggaaggggtctgaataccttccgaatgcacagtaactgcataacatcaacaacatgcatgccaaTCTTTCCTTGTTGAGGGTTAAAGAGAGATTAAATACTTAACTTGTAGTTATTATGAGAAATATTACTTTGATGagaattccagattgtctgcGTAATCAAATAACATACatctcagacacccatacataccccacaagacaggGGACTcgtcacagtattatacagagccatgatcgcatggaacACCCTTCtatctccaattactcaagcaaacatcAAAATGACCTAAAGATGTTTTATAAAACAACATCTCATGGCACAATAGGAACTGTGAaatgacacacactgacacactaacacggtctaaggcactgcatctcagtgccttagaccgtcactaggcgtcactacagacaccctggttagattccatgctgtatcacaaccggccgtgattgggagtcccatttggaggcgcacaattggcccagcgctgttcGGGTTTGGCCMgtgtagaccgtcattgtaaataagtatttgttcttaactgacatgcctagttaaataaaggtWAAAAAAWATATATATATACATtctttagttgtattgtttgtatatcgttgtattttatatttgtgtgacggttcttgtctatcagtgttttgttacttgtcgtgTTGcatgtgtggaccccaggaagagtagctgctgcttcagcaAAAGCTAATAGGGATTCTAATAAACCAATAAAACCAATAGTCATTCAGGATTTTctgacacaatacattaattaccattcatttctattgggcacaaaataatctgaaacacaaccaaaactaactgcaaatgcatccaacaagtttgtagagtcacaagcttgatgtattcATTGTTtgttaggaatatgggaccaaatactaaacttttgactactttatttttaCGAATCtttaagggtgtcaataattggGACcgctacctttttgagaaaaaagttATTACTTGTTAAGCAAAATCAATTTTTCTTTAGCAATTGTATTActataaaattatataatttccCACTTGTTTTTGAGCGTACAATATAGCCCAgtatttgaataatttattttatacagtcattattgctcatcttcatcaagggtgtcaataatttcagacccgcTGTGCACACTCTTTGCCCCtggaaaataatatttgtttgCCAAATTGAAGCATATGGAAAGCAGTTAGGAGCTTGGAAATGCCTCAGGGATGAATCTATTTTCAAGGTTATCTTTTCCCTGGAGAAGGAGTAAAAGTTTATTGATGATTTCTAAATGATCAATAAAATAACMTYGTTATATCGTTATTACTTTAATTTAAATGGCATCACTGTATGTGTTACCCTGATATCTTCATATAATAAACAGAAGGTCGGACTAAATGGTAAGATCCTGCTGAGTATTGAATACACAACTCATTCATTGACTCAATACAGTGGCTTGCCATCCCATGTGTGATTTAACACTGCTTATCTTCCGATGTGACAGTTATAGTTAAGTTAAAAGGGGTTGACTTGATTATAAAGCCCAGAGTGCGTCAGTAGTTTACCACACAGTAGCTAGTGGTGTGGAGAGGAGATGAAGGCAGATGCCTCTCAGTGACTCGCTCTTTAAAAGACAATTTCCTAACAGGGTGTGGGTGTACCTCACAGCTCAGTCTGGCAGGTAGTGAGATCTAGCCCATCTGTGACACACACACGTTGCAGTGGAGAGCGAGTGTGTACCATAAGGCAACACACCAACTAACTGACTGATGTTTGATTTGAGTTTAACTGCTTTCCAATCAGTCGAGGACTTTAGAGGAAACATGCCTCAAAGACACATGCTGGTCTCTCAGGCAAATTATTGAGTCAATCCATCATTGAGGGAAATGCCCAGTCATATGAAtgacattgtcacgacttccgccgaggtcggtccctccttgttcgggcggtgttcggcggtcgacgtcaccggtcttctagccatcgccgatccacctttcattttccatttgttttgtcttgttttcccgcacacctggtttgcattccctcattactcgtcttgcatataaccctctgtttccccccatgtctggGTGTGGAGTTCTGTAAAGGaatgcgtaactggctgcagggaagtcaggtgcaggagagcagaaatgggtagCAAACGGAGCCCTTTATTGAGGCGAACAAAACACGGTACTAAGAAAACTAaagaccggtgacgtcaaccgccgaacgctgcccgaacaaggagagggaccgacctcggcggaagtcgtgacagacatATTCATTGGAGTAAGCTctcttactacatgattcaatatttgttatttcatagttttgatgtcttcaatattattttacattaaaaataaagaaaatccttgaatgagtaggtgtgtccaaacttctttgactggtactgtatgtgcataaATATGATATAGCACC
This window harbors:
- the shfl gene encoding LOW QUALITY PROTEIN: shiftless antiviral inhibitor of ribosomal frameshifting protein homolog (The sequence of the model RefSeq protein was modified relative to this genomic sequence to represent the inferred CDS: inserted 2 bases in 1 codon; deleted 1 base in 1 codon), producing the protein MSCLQDEFELEKSVRRFRETFHGKIAVEKATLLMRRYANNHQMVTWAVILKKGNELDDEDRKCLETDQAVKNVVQRLTAEDREPLVPPAQQHRGSRQPEDDNDIKELGEASAVACLFTEKNKRMFDNARATLTPXCPDQFACQTCDKDWWRRVPQRRGVSRCHLCKKKYDPVPYDKMWGIGEFCCTKCTRSFSGFGRMDLGSPCYSCRTLVIPTEILPPRKGGVGVVGPRKPTPHSCLAEDCYNRQEPHVPGTECVHPRSRQRNRKPRVVNPSSIHISSGSTVNTCLSQGSLENLYDLIMDDIREESEEDNXSGSSSS